CGTATATCCCTGATTGCAAGTATCCAGATATAGGcattcataaaagaaaaatatagaatGTGGCTCAAAGTAGAAAAAAATAGGAGGATTTCATTTGGAGATCTAATATTgtgcgatttttttttttctggattcTTTGGGGGCTTTTGAAGAGAATATCCACTAATGTTCTAGCATATTTTACATAGCTGTAAAAATTCAGTTGAGGAAATTTTCTTTGGATGAATGTCAGACAAGGATATTTTGAAGCCTAGATCCTAGAGTTTTATAACCATCAAAAAACTAGGAGTTCCCTTGTTTCTGTCAGACTCTTGCTTGGTTTGATTGATAATGCTTTGTAGTTGATGGAATGGATCAGTATATTGAAGTTAGATACCCGGCCAAATTTGTGCAAGAAGATGGGAGAAGACAAAACCTCCTCTTGAATGCTTGTAATTTTGAAGTTAGATGGGTATGACAGCTCAGTCCTTCAATATTACTCTGATTATGGTGTTTAATCCAACACCTGCTGCAAGCAAGGTTAGAATTTAAGATTTTACCTTTTCTGGGGTGTATTGATTCCTAGTAATGTGGCCTCATATTGTATAGGAAGCCTTCTCTGCCTGTTTGTCACGAGCATAGGTGAGAAATGACATGTCCCTGGACATCTTATGCCCCTGCTCCTCTGAATTGTCACCCAATTTTCCATCCAAAATGTCTTTGTTTATataggtttctttttttttttttttttaactacaTTATGTTATCATGTTTAAAGTTGTATTGTTCTAGTATTAGGTTTTTATCATGCATGTTAGCATTGAGATAAGATTCCTTCATAtaatgttttgtattttctttttgttttttttttttgaaaaaaaaattggtagaaTATGTTTGTATTTGTTTAGAATACACACTTTAGAACACCTGCTTTAATAAACTTGTTTGGATGGCTTACACCTTCCCCTTCCATAACTTGACCcaaaccaccttgtggtcagaCTGTTGTCTATGGATTTAAGTGTTTCTTTGTTGGGTCTTAAACCCCATAATTAGGTGCCGATAATAATAACTCATTAAGGATGGTTAAGACATTTACCTGGTGAAAGAACATGTTATCATAGAGACACAGCACCATCCCTTCCTTTCCTCATTTATGAACATTGTTTGATTTGTTTactgaaatatttcggtttaACAAAAACCTGAAATGAATGACTATCAAAATTTATATGCGTTTTTATGGAAATTTGTATTTCCACAAATTATGACCGCCGCTTTTTGTGAATGCTTCTTAAAACCGTATCTTCATCCCAGAAGCTGGGGTTCTTAGTTTATGGAAATACGGGGGTTCTTCAATAGGTAAGAATTAAGATTGCTTTCCAACAAAGGTTCCAGTTCAGGAGAGTCAGAAGTTTCAGCAACTACATCGGTATCATATGAGCAGGCTCGGAAAACCCTTGTAtggtttcttctatttctcaATATAAAAAacggaagcagttttctgtctgggaatgtggcctacgccagtactcccatgtgcctatctctctcctcctcaaaataagggggcagaagtgtcttttcacatggagaggaaagagatagactcatgggagtttgctggcgtagaccacactcccagacagagctCCTTTTCCCTAAAAAGAAATAGGGAAATATGACTAACAGTGGTTCGAATGTAGATATGAAGAGctagaagaaaatttcctaCTGCTATCATCTATAATTTTGCATGTACTTGGTGGTTATTTCTTTGTTTCGTCCAGTCATTAATAACTTAATTCTTTTTAGATTATAGTTTTTAGAAAGAACGCTCGGTAAAGAGTCCTTGCCTGCCATCCACACCAGAATatgccaaataaaaaaaacaaaaaactgatgCAAGCTACTCTGCCTGGAGTCTATTTATGAAGTTTTGAATTTGGTACCAACTGTTCAAATCCATCAAGCTTCTTCGAATGCCCTACTATAGTTTTGCTTTTGGATTTCTTATGGAAAACACTGAATATATTCTTTGTTACCCTTTTTGAGCCTTGtaatttatttatgaattttcCAGTAGCTTGGTCTTCCGGCTCAAAATCCTTGTGTCTGGACGAAATCTAACTGAGTATGTCTCCTAATGTATCCTTTTGGTCCATGTTGGGAAGAAACCGGAGCCCAGGAGATGTTGTGCTTTAAATCCTGTCTCCCAGATTTCTCTGTTTATGGGAAAGAAGTGCTCAAGGAAACAACAGACTGGAAAACCCTTTCATCTTCCTTGATCCTTCtatattttcttctgtttttgtcACCAGACATCATCCCAAATGGTGTTACTCCTCTTCGTGATTagtctttttgtttcttttcttttggatattCTTCCCACGACATCTTCCCAAATGCTGTTACTCCTCTTGCTGATTTGTCTCTGTGTAACTCTTCTAGAAATTCTTCCCCTTGTTCAAATCTATGAAAACCAAGCATGATGAACCAGAATATTGTGACACTTGAAGTGGATAAGAAAAAGTATTACAAAACAAGGGGAATTTTGtaatattattttcttatttaataGATCCAGGAAATTGTCCCTAAATTATTTtggggagagggttgggcatgctGCCAGCTTTTGGTAAGCTAGCGGCATACACCAATCATAGGGCTGAACATAGATAGGAGGTTGGGGTATTTTTcaaaaggagaggagagagaaagacacatgCTAGATACCCTGGTGGcatgcccaaccttttcccaatTATTTGTTTCTTCCGCCAATGGAGAATTTGTGGTTCTAAAGAGGTGTGCTGTTTAAATTGCCTGGaaatttaggggtgtcaaacagtTGGCTTTGTCCGGTTTCATCTGACCTACAAAGGTCATGAAGCCACGGAGTGGAAATCGGTCAATCTATCAGACAAATGATAGGGCCCTCCTTGCCAGGGCATCAACAATACAATTGAAACTAGACTAAGGTGTTTGATCTATAGAGACCAAACCGAAGCCAATAGCTATTGGTCTGGTTGGTGTTTGGTACATTATTGGTTTCTTATTGGTCTATTATTAATCTGGTTCAGCTTTtcatatagaaaaaaaaaaaatgtaagaaaatatTATCAAggcttttaagttttaatcgtTTTTCCAATTTTGGTCCAAATGGTCAGTTTCCGTTGGCAAGGGCAAGTTTTGAGCCTCCTGTTTCTGCAGAAGCATCGTGAAGGAAGGAGCATCTAGAAATTAATATGGAGCCCCACCAAGgggaaaataatagaaatttgTTGATAAAAGAAAGAGCAcattactcagacctcccctgacCTCTCTAACAATTCAGTGAACCTCCCCTGTTCTTCTAACAATTATTCaaacctcccctacttttcaaacttggttTCACTTAACCCAAGTTCATTAACGGTGTTAGTAAATTACTTTctgtgaccaaaatgcccttacacctttcccttcttcttcttcctcttgccgagacatccaaatccaaattaaaattttccttttgacTATCATAATCATTGCCTTTGTCGGCAATGTTCCCTTCTGGATATATGCACAGATTCCTGCAATATATCCATTCCAAAATTGCTACACATTTCAGTATTATTAGATAATGAGATTTCAAAATACCAtttatagaagaagagaagatcttcttcttttcttatatCAAAAACCTAAAATAATGTAGAGTCACGAAGGAGAAACTTCAAGGATCTTTATTGAAAGGTTAACAAGTAGGATACAAATTCTCTATAGCTATGTAACTACTACAATTGGGATGCAAAATATAGAAAGATTGGTTCCCTTTTATAGGAATTTTCATCTCCGTATTTTCACGAAGGAGTTAAGTCAGTCTTGACAATCTTGCCATGGTTAAGGGAAAGTCTTGGACGATGGCCATTCTTGGTGGTCTTTGGACGATAGTGGACGGTGGTGAACAATAGCCGTCAATGTTTACTTTCAAATAATGCTATATTATGATACCGCCAACAAACACCAACTACGATCCCCTAATTTATCATCCCCACGTTAATCAGATTTCAAATGTGATATTTTCTAATATTGTAATGTGTAGACTCCTATTATAAGTTGTACTCTTCAATTGCtagtttttttcaaaattctaaTGTAATATGATAGTTTTCCCACTCCCAAAAAAAAGTGTACAAGGAATATAACAGAGTTTgctattatttaaatttttttttttttaaaaaaaaaaaaaaacgttacTATTCTTTCAATTAGAAAATGACCAAATGATATGACAAAATTTAATATGATTTATCATGTTACAAAAGAATACAGCCAAGGCTCTGAGAACCAACACGAAAGTTACATTGGAATCCAACAAATGTTACTATTGTTTACATACTACAGTCACCAGTTAATATAGTCAATTCTACTACTATTTATATAAAGAGCCACCAAAGAATAGAGCCAAGAAAGCCTTTGTTTTTTATACAGTAATCAACTAATTGGGATTAATTATATGACAAATCCAAGTATAAAtaatgtttccttctttgataGCCAGCCAACCCAAGCTAGATTAAATGAACTTATCGTTTTAACTAAAAAATGTTAAGGACCTCGGCTTCTTGTCCACtggattaaataaaaattgtatAATACTTGTTGGCTAAGAATTTTATATAGTACCTCGGGTGGCATCCAAATTAATGCATTAGGCGTGACTTTCACTCCATCATTGATGAGACCAACTAAACATGATCATCATTTTAAAATGACTGGGATTTCTGAAGTATGTACacattttcttgttttcatGATTGAAAAATATAGgaacttaaaaaaataagggaaaaaaactTAATATGATTGAGATATGTCACCGAATTTGATATATCACTTATCCAGAGAATTCTCATCCATCCAATAGCGAAAATTCTAAACTGGTTTGTCTGTATCTGACATAAAATAATCAGCATGTGGAAATTGATTCTCATGCGACACATGCATGAATCATTATAtacaatggaaagaaggttcCTACACACCCATTGTGATAACCCTTTCTCTTAATGTTATATCTTTTCCAAATGAAAGTTTTTCCTATCCGATCTACCAGATTATGCCACATGAGAGGTTATGTGGCTATTCCAATCATTGGATGTCTATAGGGTTAAATTTAAAttgatcacatgtcaaatttcaaagtcaaAATCAATTATAGGTCCCTCCACCATGCATTGCCATTTCCCATGATCACTTCTACTTAGCCAACTAATTCGTCCATTCGAGTTGAGAGTTGACCATATGAGGAGGGGGGCCTTGGTCTATTTGTCTTGAAAATTTGGGCTCCTTCTGACCAGATATTTGGGCCTATAGGAAGGCCTTTCCAAGCAACTAAGCGAGACACATCCAAGAAACCATTTATATCTTTTTTGGATCGATTGAGTTTCCTTTCACCtgcggtgaatgggatcccattcatcgaGGGGCGAGAGATGACAAGAATGAGTATCGAGAAGATATTTTAAAATATACTAAAATCCCAGgatgaaccgtcctctatgagTAAGGAAAAACTTTGTCCTTTCTTTTATATAAATCTCATGGAACAACATGATTTGCACGATCTGCACATAGGTCAAGCTGCCCAAAGtttatttaaaaatatatgTACGACTGCTATAAGCGCGTCATATGCAAATTAACTAATAGTATTCAACCAATAATACCTACCACgtaataacataataatattCCGTTCGGCTCACCAACATGTTGACCAAAGGGGAGTGGATGATTTTGACAAGTGTGTTTGAACTTCGAACCGACCCattttgaccgatccgatcAATTCGGGCTAAcctttgacacccctagaaaaAACCCTCAAAACCCATTCCCGTTCACATTCCACATAAGAAAGACCATTATAAAAAGGCCAAACCAAACAGGAATTGAGGAAGCATTACTTACAACAAGAAGAactaaaccttcttcttcctctttttttatcTATTTGAGAATGGCTTCAGAAATAAGATCGTTGGAGGAGCACGAAAAAGAGGTAAAATCCGAGAAGAAGATTCTTGAAGATCTCCAACAGAAATCTGGCAACCAATTTCCTGGTTCAGATTACCATCCTTCAGATAGGAAGAATTGGATGAAGGGTCTTAACCCACAGAGAATTCCCATAAACAAGATCATTTGGCCAGGCACCCATGACTCAGCAACCAACGAGATTGGAATTCCGGACATCACTCGCCCTTTTGCTCAATGCCAATCCTTATCCATCTACGATCAGCTTGTATTGGGAACCCGAGTCATTGATATCCGAGTTCAAGAGGATCGCCGGGTCTGCCATGGAATCCTTCTAAGTTATAGCATCGATATTGTTATCAACGACATCAAGAAGTTCCTCTCTGAAACTACATCAGAGATTATAATTCTCGAGATACGCACCGAGTTCGGCCATCAAGATCCACCCGAATTTGATAAGTATTTAGTAGATCAATTCGGTGAGTTCTTGATCCACCAGGATGACCAGGTGTTTGAGAAGACGGCGGCGGAGCTGCTGCCGAAGCGGGTTATTTGTGTGTGGAAACCAAGCAAGTCACCTCCAC
The nucleotide sequence above comes from Telopea speciosissima isolate NSW1024214 ecotype Mountain lineage chromosome 3, Tspe_v1, whole genome shotgun sequence. Encoded proteins:
- the LOC122656077 gene encoding PI-PLC X-box domain-containing protein DDB_G0293730-like, with amino-acid sequence MASEIRSLEEHEKEVKSEKKILEDLQQKSGNQFPGSDYHPSDRKNWMKGLNPQRIPINKIIWPGTHDSATNEIGIPDITRPFAQCQSLSIYDQLVLGTRVIDIRVQEDRRVCHGILLSYSIDIVINDIKKFLSETTSEIIILEIRTEFGHQDPPEFDKYLVDQFGEFLIHQDDQVFEKTAAELLPKRVICVWKPSKSPPPKSGDPLWSSAYLKDNWIDSDLPWTKFQSNMKYLGEQPPASTRKFFYRVENTVTPQANNPDVFVKSVTFRIHPYARLFISQCSKDCRDRLQIFSTDFIDEDFVDACVGFTFAKLEGKA